The DNA region GATGAGCAACGTGGCCGACACCAAGAAGGTCGACGACCTCACCATCGAGTTCACGATGCGCAACCCGTGGGCGACCTTCCCGAACATGCTCGCCGGCGGCGCGGGGATGATCCTCGCCCCCGCGGCCTACAAGGACCCGGAGAACTTCAAGCCGATCGGCGCCGGTCCGTTCACCTACGGCAAGTACTCCCCCGGCGAGGAGCTCACCCTCGACGCCAACCAGGACTACTTCGACGGCGCACCGCACCTCGACGGCCTGAAGTTCGTCTGGCTCGGCGCGGTCGACGACGAGCCGAAGCTCGAGGCGCTGGAGTCCGGTGCCGCCGACACCGCGTTCATCCGTGACTCCGAGGTCATCGAGGACGCCCGCGACGAGGACGTCAGCGGGATGATGTTCGCCACCGGTCTCGGCACCAACCTGTGGATCAACAACCGTGAGGGACGTCCGGGCGAGGACGTCCGGGTGCGTCAGGCGATCAACTACGCGATCGACGCCGAGGCCTACAACACCCGCGTCAACGACGGCTCCGGCCTGCCGACCAAGAGCCTCTTCGCCGACTCCTCCCCGTGGGCGACCGACGTCGAGCCGACCCCGGCGGACACCGAGAAGGCCAAGGAGCTCCTCGAAGAGGCCAAGGCCGACGGCTTCGACGGCAAGATCACCTACGTGCACGCCGCCGACGCCAGCTCGCAGGCCGGCGCGGTCGCGCTCAAGGCGATGCTGGACGCCGTCGGCTTCGAGGTCACCCTCGACCCGCTGCGCAGCGTGGCCGACCAGGTCCAGCGTCTCTACGTCGAGCACGACTACGACCTGGCGATCGGCGCCACCACGATCCCGGACGAGGACCCCTACACCCGCCTGTTCGGCTCGATGAACAGCCAGTCCCCGACCAACAGCTCGGGCTACGCCAACCCGAAGATGGACGAGCTCCTGGTCGAGCTCCAGGCCGCCGCCTCGCCCGAGGAGGGCGCGGACACCATGGCCGCGATCGAGGAGCTGTGGAACGAGGACTCCCCGGGCATCGGGATGGCTGCCGGTGGCACCTTCCAGCCCTGGAACGACAACGTCCACGGGATGACCCCCACCACCGAGACGATGTTCCTCTACGACGACGTCTGGAAGGACTGACCCGGAGACCCGACCGGCATGATCGGTCGGATCTGAGGACGAGCGAAGCGCCCCGGACCCTCGTGGTCCGGGGCGCTTCGTCGTGCACCCCGTTGAGTTGGCCTTTCGGGCCCGTTGAGTTGCCCCGTTGGGCCAAGCCCTGGGTACGACGCCGGCCCCGACCGTCGTACGGAATCACGACGATCGGGGCCGGACGGATCTCAGCTCGCACGGGAGCCGGCGACC from Nocardioides sambongensis includes:
- a CDS encoding ABC transporter substrate-binding protein, producing the protein MTAALMVSALAFAGCANSSSEDGEGGTKDTSDGGLSKSEIYTTGIVGEDGGGDPVDGGVLTIADFGEPRSLDPTVTYANGATGGSAMAAIYDTLIRYDFESQEFVPQLAESLESDDNVTWTLKLRDGVEFTDGTPLDADAVLASIGYYQGKYAYNSLTMMSNVADTKKVDDLTIEFTMRNPWATFPNMLAGGAGMILAPAAYKDPENFKPIGAGPFTYGKYSPGEELTLDANQDYFDGAPHLDGLKFVWLGAVDDEPKLEALESGAADTAFIRDSEVIEDARDEDVSGMMFATGLGTNLWINNREGRPGEDVRVRQAINYAIDAEAYNTRVNDGSGLPTKSLFADSSPWATDVEPTPADTEKAKELLEEAKADGFDGKITYVHAADASSQAGAVALKAMLDAVGFEVTLDPLRSVADQVQRLYVEHDYDLAIGATTIPDEDPYTRLFGSMNSQSPTNSSGYANPKMDELLVELQAAASPEEGADTMAAIEELWNEDSPGIGMAAGGTFQPWNDNVHGMTPTTETMFLYDDVWKD